The Leucobacter rhizosphaerae genome includes a region encoding these proteins:
- a CDS encoding SCO6880 family protein: MRANTSEPFELRPVQFSRLTKRGLLLGLSLPQLIVLACALGIVVTGLYTGGGQGLAWSSPAWAPLVVIAWVPVGGRKLIEWAPIVTRWLLRTRAKQTQYRRRVVKPRPAGTLALPGDLAALREWVDPESGAAMIHDPHAQTLTVVCGLAHPAFVLLDPGEQQRRVTGWGRVLAAACRSGRIARIQVQERTLPDSGSGLTEWWREHGSDDGSWAANTYRELIERAGPAGERHATTVSLSLDMRQAARQIRSAGGGMKGAAVVLGQEMQSFETALRSAELQMTGWLTPGDVALILRTAYDPAAGPALERHGALGRELATAGPVAVNESWDRLRSDSAHHAVLWISEWPRAQTFPGFLAPLVLTGGVLRSLSLHYLPVRADQAARDLRRKKTEMVADAAQRRKIGQVEDTQATAEYGDVLQQESELTAGHGVLRVVGLVSVSAPTNGELDAAVSQIEQAAIQASCETRRLVGQQAQAFTAAALPLCRPI, encoded by the coding sequence ATGAGAGCGAACACCTCCGAGCCGTTCGAGCTGCGGCCGGTGCAGTTCTCCCGCCTCACCAAGCGCGGCCTGCTCCTCGGCCTCTCCCTGCCACAGCTGATCGTCCTCGCCTGCGCGCTCGGCATCGTCGTCACGGGCCTCTACACCGGCGGCGGCCAGGGTCTTGCCTGGTCGTCGCCGGCGTGGGCGCCGCTGGTTGTGATTGCGTGGGTGCCCGTCGGCGGGCGGAAGCTGATCGAGTGGGCGCCGATCGTCACCCGCTGGCTCCTCCGCACCCGCGCGAAGCAAACCCAGTATCGGCGCAGGGTGGTGAAACCGCGCCCTGCGGGCACGCTCGCGCTCCCCGGCGACCTCGCCGCGCTCCGGGAATGGGTAGACCCCGAATCGGGGGCGGCGATGATCCACGACCCGCACGCCCAGACCCTCACCGTCGTGTGCGGGTTGGCGCATCCCGCGTTCGTGCTCCTCGACCCTGGCGAGCAGCAACGCCGCGTCACCGGGTGGGGGCGCGTCCTGGCCGCCGCGTGCCGGTCCGGGAGGATCGCCCGTATCCAGGTGCAAGAGCGCACCCTGCCAGATTCCGGGTCGGGGCTGACCGAATGGTGGCGCGAACACGGAAGCGACGACGGCTCCTGGGCGGCGAACACCTATCGGGAGCTCATCGAACGGGCAGGCCCCGCCGGGGAACGCCACGCCACCACCGTGTCGCTCTCACTCGACATGCGCCAAGCTGCCCGGCAGATCCGTTCCGCGGGCGGCGGCATGAAAGGGGCGGCTGTGGTGCTCGGGCAGGAGATGCAGTCGTTCGAGACCGCGCTGCGCTCCGCCGAATTGCAGATGACGGGATGGCTCACCCCGGGGGATGTCGCCCTGATCCTCCGCACCGCCTACGACCCCGCCGCCGGCCCCGCACTGGAACGCCACGGCGCCCTCGGCCGGGAGCTCGCGACCGCGGGCCCGGTCGCGGTGAACGAGTCCTGGGACCGGCTGCGCTCCGACAGCGCGCACCACGCGGTGCTGTGGATCAGCGAATGGCCGAGGGCCCAGACCTTCCCCGGCTTCCTCGCCCCGCTCGTGCTGACGGGAGGGGTTCTGCGCTCTTTGTCGCTGCACTACCTTCCGGTGCGGGCGGATCAGGCGGCCAGGGATTTGCGGCGGAAGAAGACGGAGATGGTCGCCGACGCCGCCCAGCGCCGGAAGATCGGCCAGGTCGAAGACACCCAGGCCACCGCCGAATACGGCGACGTGCTGCAACAAGAGAGCGAGCTGACGGCCGGGCACGGGGTGCTCCGCGTCGTCGGCCTCGTCTCCGTCTCCGCCCCAACCAATGGGGAACTCGATGCGGCGGTGTCGCAGATCGAGCAGGCCGCGATCCAGGCGTCCTGCGAAACCCGGCGCCTGGTCGGCCAGCAGGCGCAGGCCTTCACCGCGGCCGCGCTCCCGCTCTGCCGCCCCATCTGA